The Streptomyces achromogenes DNA segment CGTCAAGAAGCGCCCCACGCATCCCGGCGTCGAGCCCGCCCAGGTCGTCAAGGACTTGGCGGAACTGGTCGCCGACGTGCCGGCCGGGACGGGCGTCGGCCGCGACAAGGTCCTCGGGCTGGGCCTCGCCACTCCCGGGCCGATCGACCTCGTGTCCGCCCTGCTGGGCACGGCGGCGGCCCCCGGCGCCGTGCGATCGCCGGCAGACCGCTGCCGTTCGCCGGGCCGCCGGGCGGCTCGGGGCGTCCGGCAAATCCGATGGAGCGCGGCGTTTCGGCGCTCCTATAGTGGCCCGCATGCGCGCCTCCTACCCCCGAACCCCTCATTTGCCCTGGTCACCGGGCACGTCCGCAGACGATGTGCGGGCCGTCGGGCTGAGCGGGCTCGCCGGGCGGGAAGTCGTCGTCACCGAGAAGCTCGACGGGGAGAACACGACGCTGTACACGGACGGGCTGCACGCGCGGTCCGTGGACTCGGCGCACCATCCGTCGCGAACGTGGGTCAAGGCGCTCCAGGGGCGGGTGGGGGCGCGGATTCCGGCGGGGTGGCGGGTGTGCGGGGAGAACATGTACGCGCGGCACTCCATCCCGTACGACGAACTGGACGGCTACTTCTACGGGTTCTCCGTGTGGGACGAGCACGACCGGTGTCTGGGCTGGGACGAGACCGTGCGGTTCCTGCGGGCGCTCGGCGTGCCGACGCCGCCCGTGCTGTGGCGGGGTGTGTTCGACGAGCGCGCGCTGCGCCGACTGCGGGTGGAGACCGGCCGTCAGGAGGGGTACGTCGTACGGACCGTCGAGGGTTTCGCACGCGACGACTTCGCCGGACGGATCGCCAAGTGGGTACGGCCGGGACACGTCACCACGGACACCCACTGGATGCACGCGGCCGTCGTGGAGAACGGGCTCGGTCCACGGGCCGCGCTGTGGGCCGTACGATCCGGGGCGGACCCGGACGCGAGGGCACTGGCGGGGTACGTGGGAGTGGGCACGGCCCACGGCGAGGGGGGCGACGACGCGGACGCCCACACGGACGCGGACGCGGCCGCTGAGACGGGCGCGCGGCTGGCCGCGCTGGGACGCGGCGGGGAGGCACGTCTCGCGGGGGTGCTGGCCGCGCTGCTGCACCGCACACCGCGGGCGTCGCTGATGCGCCGGGCAGCCGGCCCCCTGGGGTTGCCGCCGGCGAGACGCGTCGCCGACCTGGTGGGCCTGCACACCGCGCTGCACCGGCCCTACCCCGACGCGGAGCGGCGGGCCGGGCTCGTACGGATGTCCTTCGCGGCCGACCTGGGGGTGCTGCACACC contains these protein-coding regions:
- a CDS encoding RNA ligase family protein, with the protein product MRASYPRTPHLPWSPGTSADDVRAVGLSGLAGREVVVTEKLDGENTTLYTDGLHARSVDSAHHPSRTWVKALQGRVGARIPAGWRVCGENMYARHSIPYDELDGYFYGFSVWDEHDRCLGWDETVRFLRALGVPTPPVLWRGVFDERALRRLRVETGRQEGYVVRTVEGFARDDFAGRIAKWVRPGHVTTDTHWMHAAVVENGLGPRAALWAVRSGADPDARALAGYVGVGTAHGEGGDDADAHTDADAAAETGARLAALGRGGEARLAGVLAALLHRTPRASLMRRAAGPLGLPPARRVADLVGLHTALHRPYPDAERRAGLVRMSFAADLGVLHTVAAAVAGEDRAAREQVEWSALHAEEAGLLAEAPLAPLRSGLRAALARDGIGGEAADRCWAEAREAYGRGRIRTVEEATAATWRWRAGDFPRLVHLMGPSGSGKSAFAAGLDGVSARVELDALRAARGSRADQKANGAVLRDGLDRLDAALAAGGTVVWDATSLNPRQRSLVHAVARRRDALVTHVVVLADEDELGRRNATRAHPVPSDVLAGQLRRFVPPYPGEAHRTWYVGADGTVQDRDGTLEGEDA